The sequence below is a genomic window from Oscillospiraceae bacterium.
CTTATAAAGGTCACTTTTGGCCATAAAGGGTGTTTTTGTAAGGAGCCAGCCTCTCTTTTCCTCTTCATCCTCAACAAAGCGCTGAAGCTGCTGAATGATTTTAGCACCCTTAGGAAGCATAATAGGTAAGCCTTGTCCAATAACATCAGAGGTTGTAAAAAGCTCTAATTCTCTGCCAAGCTTATTGTGGTCACGCTTTTTAGCCTCTTCGATTCTTGCAAGATGCTCTTCAAGCATAGAAGCTTTAGGAAAAGCAGTGCCGTAAATTCTTTGAAGCATCTTATTGTTACTGTTTCCACGCCAATATGCGCCAGTACAAGATGTAAGGGCAATCGCCTTTACATCTGAAACATCCTTTAAATGAGGGCCTGCACAAAGGTCTGTAAACTCGCCCTGAGTGTATATTGTTATATTTTCGCTTTCTTCAAGGTCGTTTATAAGTTCAATTTTATAAGGCTCATTTTTTTCTTCAAAAAGCTTTAATGCTTCTTCTCTTGAAATTGTTTCTTTAGAAAGAGAATATCCTTCTTTAACAATATTCTTCATTTCTGCAAGTATTTTATCAAGGCAATCAGCAGTAAATGTAACATCGCTGTCGAAATCATAATAAAATCCGTTATCTATCGCAGGTCCGATAGTAAGCTTAGCATCAGGATAAAGGCGCTTTACAGCTTGAGCAAGAATATGAGATGCGGTATGCCAAAAAGCCTTCTTTCCCTGTTCATCATCAAAAGTAAACGCTTTTATATCACAATCATCAGTAATAACAGTATTAAGATCGCAAACTGTACCATTTACTTCAGCAACGAGAGTTTTTCTTAAAAGACCTTGAGAAATACTACCGATAATATCCCCTGCTGTTGCATTTTTTTCAAATTCAATAATTTTTCCGTCCGGAAGCTTAGCTTTCATTTTAAACGCCTTTGGCAAGCACAAAATCAATTGCGCAGCCATTTTCCTTTCCTTTTATATTATCAAAAAAGAGGGAAACGGTTTCCCGTTTCCCACGAAATCACCTTGTATTTTATTATACAACTTATGACAAAGTTTGTCAAACAGTAATTTTCTCGCCGTTTATATATTTTTCACAGCTTGAAAATATTTTTTCTACTGAGGTTTTATTAACGCTGTAAATACCCTCTCCGTTAATCTTAACAAACATATTTCTGTCATCAATTTTATAGAAGCTTATAACATCTTTCTTGCCGTCTGTTTTATTAAAGGTTATAGTAGCTTCTAAGGATCCTGTTCGATTATCCGACAACCCGTTTTGCGTAGTTCCGATAATTACTTGATAAAGCTTTCTAAAGGTATCCTGAGGATATTCTTTTCCGTTGTATTTAACAATCATATCTTCAGTATCTTCAGCATCGGAATTTAACAAATCAAAAGAATATGTCTTATTATATCCTTCAACAGTAATGTTTTTAACAGTATTTATATTAGTGATATAAACAAGAGAAGCGCACATTTGGTCTGTAGTAACATCGTTAAATGCACTGACATAAGAGGAAGAAACAGAATATATTAAATCTCTGCCTTCAAACATAGCATAATATTTTCCGTTTTCTTTTTCTTTACCTATCTTAATAGTTTCTTTAAAGCTTTCTGTAGAGATAACCTTGGTTTCTCCTGTTGTGCTGTCAGTTTCAGTTTCCTCAACAGTATATTTATAGGTAAACACTATATTGGGAGTTAAAAGGCCATACTCTTCAAGTAATTTATTATCAAATTCGTCAGCAACAACCTTTTCAAAGGTAAATCCGCTAATAGCATTTATTACCTTAGAAACAGTTTCAGTATCTGTAGCACACTTAACAGGGGCAACCATTTCATAAATAGACTGATATGTTCCCTCGTTTTTTTTGATTTCTTCGTCTGAAAGAACCTCTAATTCATATACAGTTTTATTTCCATTAATAAGCTTTACATATTTAACGTTTTCGTTTGTAGCCTTAGTATCAGTTGAAGTTGTATATAAATCCAAATTAGTATATTCATAACAGTAAAAATCATATGCATCTACAAGGAAAACCTCGTCACTATCGCCTTTTTTTAAATATATTCCCCCGTTTAACGCTTCATCTCCCAAAAGAATTGTATGAGAAGCTCCGTCGTTTTGAGAAACGGTGATAGTCGCTTTTGGCTCAGACAATCCGTAGATAGATAAATCCTCAGGAGCTTTATTTACAGATTGTGTAGCTTCAATTTTTACGACCTCAGAAACAACAGATGAAATTTTCGATATGTTTTGAGGCAGTGAATCTTTACCTTTAAGTTTAAAATCGTTTCCTTCTTTTACAAGAGAAATTTCTCCGTTTTGATTTTTTACATCAATAGCAGTAACTGTTGATTTATCAACTTCAAATACTTTTACAGGCTCTGAAGAAAGCTCAGAGCTTGAATCTGCATCCTTTGAAGGAAATAACAACAGTAGTAAAAGAGCAACAACCAAAACCACTGCTACAATTGCAATAGCAATAATACCTTTAATATTTTTTATCATAAGTGTTTTCTCCTCATGTATATTATAACACCGATTATTATAAGTACTATCGGAATCATAAATACAAAGAGCATTATAAATATTGAAACGATATTTCCTGAAGCATTAAGAGGTTCTGCCGCTATTGTTTTAGCAACTATAGCAAACCCTGTTTCATTAAGTCCGGAAACAGAATTTAAAACATTAACAATGAAACGGCTGTTTCCAAACATACTTGTAGAAAGAAAAGCTTCATCTGAAATAGCAGATGTTCCTGAAACTATAAGACTTCCGGAGAGCTCCTTATTGTCATTATCGTTATCATATCTGAGCTTTTTGGAACGAACCACTACATTGAAAGGACCGTCAATATCCCCTTCATCTTTTTCAAGGTCGTATACGTCTTTTATTTCAACGCTCGAAGGCTTAGCAATAGAATCCTCTGAGCTTGAAATTATACTTGAAACGCTTACAATAGAGTCCTTAGCATCAAAAAGAATTGATAAAGGTCTTGCTTCTCCTAAAAATGTATGGAAATTATAGTTTTTCGCTGTACCTATAATAGAAGTATCAGAATAAGTCAAGGACTGAGTATAGGTATAAATAGAAATATTGGAGGTTGATTCTACAACCTTTTCATTTCCTATACCTATTCCCCACTCTGCAATATAATTTTCCAATTTTTCAAGCTTGGGAGTTGATGCTGAAAAGAAAGCAAATGTATTTATTCCGTAATTTTCATCATTGGTCATTATTTTATCCAATAAATCAATCTCTTCGGAGGTGAAATCAGTTAAAGGATTGTTAATAAAAATAGCCTTTGTGTTTTCAGTAATTTCTGCCTTTTGCAATTCTGATGAGGTTACTTTATATCCATTATTGGAAAGTAAGCCTTTAAAACCGTTATCGTATTCTTCACCGTGTCCTGTTATAAAAATAACATCATAAACTACATCTTTGGTAGCATAAATAATACCCGAAGAAATAGCCTGTTCTCCCTTGAAATTGCTGTTTTCATCAAATAAATCCGCACTTGTGATTTCCTTATATCTTAAATCAGTGGAAACAACAATAGCTGCATCGGAAGACAAATCAGTCCATTCTCTGTTTTTGATATAATCAGGGTTTTTAATTGTATCAATATATTTAACAGAAATTGATGAGCTATAGCGCTTATAGTTATCGAGCATCTCTGTCAAATAAGCAGGCAAGCTTTCTTCTCCAAACAGAACAGTAATCTCTGTATTGGTTTTTACCGTTTTTAGAAGGTCTATTGTATCATCAGTAAGCTCATAAATGTTTTCACTGGTAACGTCAAGCTTCATAGGAAAACGCTCAACAAGCATATTTAAAACAACGTTAAAGATAACAACAATTGCTATAAAGCCTACAACGATTCCTGTTGACAAGGTAGCCATTTTTCTTTTTCTTGAGCTTTTAAATTGTTTTTTTACATTTTTATCTGCCATTGTTAACTCCACCTCCTCTTTTCAAATACTCTTACAGTTAAGAATAAAAATATCGCTGTTATGCTTAAATAATACACAATAGCAGTAAAATCAAGCATTCCTGATGCAAAAGTATTATATTTATCAAAAATTGCAAGTACACCGATAAAAGAGCTGATACCGCTTACAATTATCTCGGGAAGTCCTGTTGTAAATGAAACAATAACATAGGCAAAGGAGCTGGCAAGATAGGAAAGAAATAAAATGATAAGAGTTAAGAGTGCACTTACAAGAGCACTTTCTGTAAGAGAAGATACAAATACACCTATTGAAACAACAGCCGCTCCTAAAAGAAACAATCCCAAATAATTAGCAAAAACAATTCCCCATTCAAGCTGACCGAAAATAACAACAATCAGCATATAAATAAAGGTTATAGCCATTGAAATTAAATAAACAATATAGCTTGCTAAAAATTTACCTAATACAATTTGTGTTAAAGAAACAGGAGAGGTAAGCAACAATTGGTCTGTTTTTGATTTCTTTTCATCTGAAAATATCTTCATTGACAAAATCGCAACAATAATAATTATCCAAAGGACAAGACTTGAAAAAAATGATGTTACATCACTTGTCATAGATGCCAAAGTTGAAGATAAAAAAGAAAAAGCTGAAAGAAAAGTAAAGCCGCCTATAACTACATATGCAAGAGGAGATAAAAACATTGAGCGCAATTCTTTTTTCAAAATAGCAATCATTCTTTTATTCCTCCTTTATTTTCACCAACTATATTAAGGAATGCATCTTCAAGAGTCATATCTACAGGTTTGAGCTCTAAAATAGGCATATCCTTCTCTGCAAGAGCTTTAAACATAGGACGTCTGATATCAATTCCTGACTGAGCTTCTATAAGGAAATCACAGGTTCCCTTTTCAAAGCTTGTTGTAGGCTCACAGTATTTTACTCCGTCAATATTTTTTAACACCTTAAGAGCTTCATTTTGATTTGCTCCTATGCGTATTGACATTTTAAGATTTGTATTTTCTTTTGTAAGTAAATCCTGAGTACTGTCAGCAACAAGACGTCCGTTATTGATAACAAGAATTCTTTCGCATACCGCTTGAATTTCTGAAAGAATATGTGAGCTTAAAATAACTGTTCTGCTTTTTCCGAGTCTTTTAATAAGATTTCTTATTTCAATTATTTCTTTAGGGTCAAGACCTACAGTAGGCTCGTCAAGAATAAGCACTTCGGGCGCATTTATTAAAGCCTGAGCAAGTCCCACTCTTTGTTTATAGCCTTTTGAAAGATTTCCTATAAGACGATTATAAACATCTTTTATTTTAACAACCTCACACACTTCTTTTATATGGGGCTTTCTTTCAAGAGTACATCCTTTAAGGTCATAAACAAAATTAAGATACTCTTTAACAGTCATATCAAAATATAAAGGTGGCTGTTCAGGCAAATATCCTATTTTCTTTTTCGCCGCTGCAGGATTTTCAAAAATATCAAATCCGCCGATTTTAACAGTTCCCGTATTAGCAGACAAATAACCGGTCATTATGTTCATAGTTGTCGACTTTCCCGCACCGTTAGGACCTAACAGTCCGACAATTTCGCCGGCTTCTATGCTGAAGTTAACATTATTTACTGCAACCTTAGAACCGTAAAGCTTAGATAAATTACTAACTTCTATCATTTGCTTTTTCCTTTCACACAAATTATATAGTTTTAATTTACAATATTTAAAACTATAAAAAATGTAATTTAATATAAAAAATTGTAAATAAATTTTTAATTTTGTTTAATATCTATTTTAATGCTTAGTTCTTCAAGTTGCTTAGCTTCAACCTCAGAAGGACAAGAGTTCATAAGCTCTGATGCATTTTGTACTTTCGGGAAAGCAATAACGTCACGTATAGAATCTCTCTTAGCCATAAGCATAATAAGTCTGTCAAGACCAAATGCCAAGCCACCGTGAGGAGGTACTCCGTATTTGAATGCGTTTAATAAAAATCCAAATTTATCCTGAGCCTCTTCATTGGTAAATCCAAGAGTACGGAACATCTTTTGCTGAAGCTCCTGAGAGTGAATTCTTATAGAACCGCCACCCAATTCAACGCCGTTTAAAACCATATCATACGCTCTTGCACGTACTTTCAACGGCTCTGTTTCCATATACTCAATATCTTCTTCCATAGGTGCAGTAAAAGGATGATGCATAGCTACGCAACGGTTTTCCTCTTCATCAAATTCAACAAGAGGAAATTCGGTAACCCAAAGGAATTTATATTCATCCTCGTTAATAAGCTGTAATCTCTTAGCAATTTCGCAACGTAATGCACCCAAAGAAGCATATACTACAGAATTCTTATCAGCCACTACAAAGATAACATCATTGTCTTCAAAATCAGCTTTTTTCTTAATATTCTCAAGCACTTGCTCATCGGTAATAAATTTAGCAAAGGATGATGTTACTTCTCCGTTTAGAGATTTCATCCAAGCAAGTCCCTTTGCACCGTAAGTCTTAACAAATTCTGCAAGTCCGTCTATTTCACGGCGTGACATATTCTGTGCAAAGCCTTTAATATTAATACAACGAACACTGCCGCCGTTTTCTAAAGTACTGTCAAATACCTTAAAGCCGCAGTTTTCCACTTCTTTTGAAATATCACAAAGTTCAAAACCGAAGCGGATATCAGGCTTATCAGAGCCAAATCTGTCCATAGCCTCTTTATAGGGCATTCTTAAAAATGGAGTTTGTATTTCAATACCCAAAGCTTCTTCAAAAGCTTTTTTGATAAAGCCTTCATTTATGCTCATAATATCATTTTCATCAATAAATGACATTTCCAAGTCTATCTGAGTAAATTCAGGCTGTCTGTCAGCACGCAAATCTTCGTCACGGAAGCAACGGGCAATTTGCATATATCTATCATATCCTGATAACATAAGAAGCTGTTTATACAACTGAGGTGACTGAGGAAGCGCATAGAATGAGCCGGGATGCACTCTGCTGGGCACCAAATAGTCTCTTGCACCTTCAGGGGTACTTTTAGTCATTATAGGAGTTTCTATCTCTAAAAATCCATTTTTATCGTAGTAATCTCTTGCGATTTTTACTACTCTATGACGTAGCATAAGACATCTTTGAACATCTGGGCGTCTTAAATCCAAATAACGATATTTTAAACGTAGCTCTTCGTTTGTCTGACAGTTTTCAACAATTTCAAAGGGTGGGGTCTGAGCAACTGACAATACAGTCAAACCATCAACAAGAATTTCTACTTCACCTGTAGCAATAGTTTTATTTATTGCTCCTTCTCCTCTTCCTCTTACCTTTCCTGTTGCTTGCAAAACAAACTCAGAACGTATGGAATAAGCTTTATCAAAAAGCTCCTTGCTGTAAGCTTCATCAAAGGTAAGCTGAACAATACCTGTTCTATCTCTCAAATCAATAAATAAAAGACCGCCGAGATTTCTTGTTCTTTGTACCCATCCCGTAACAGTATGTACCTGACCTATATCAGATGAGTTAAAATTTCCGCAATATTTTGTTCTTTTCATATAGCTCAATTCCTTTATTTCAAAAATTCAATTATTTTTTCTATTTCAATTTCTGTTTTTTCGCCGGATTGCATATCTTTAATTACAGCTTTCTGAGCTTCAACCTCATTATCACCCAAAACAACTGTATAACGCGCATTTATTTTATCGGCATATTTCATTTGCGCCTTTAATCCTCTGCCAACAATATCTGTTTCTGCAGAAAATCCCAATCGACGTAAAACAAGTGTTTGTTTTATTGCTTCATTTTTTCCTTTTTCACCAATATAAGCAAAATAAATATCGGATTTAGGCTGAGTGTCAAACTCTATGCCTTGTGCTTCCATAAGAAGCAAAATTCGTTCTAATCCCATAGCAAAGCCTATACCCGCTAAAGCCTGGTCTCCGATTATTTGTGAAAGGCCGTCATAACGTCCGCCTCCGCAAACAGTTCCCTGTGCGCCTATTTCATTGGAAACAAATTCGAAAACAGTACCGCTGTAATAATCAAGACCTCTTACTATATGAGGATTAACAGTATATTTTATATTCATTATATCGAGTAATTCTTTAACACCCTCAAAATGATTTTTACAATCATCGCAGATATAATCAAGAATTTTAGGGGCGTTATCAGCAATTTTTGAACATATCTGACTCTTACAGTCAAGAATACGCATAGGATTTTTCTGCAAACGGCTGTTACAGGTTTCGCACAAATCATCTGAATAGGAAGAAAAATATTCTCTTAATGCATTATAATATTTTTCACGACATTCTTTACAGCCTATGGAGTTAATCTCAAGTGATAAATTTTTTATTTTTAAATTATCAAAAATAGTTTTTGCACAAGAAATTATTTCAGCATCTGCAGAAGGGTCAGAAGCTCCGAAAAACTCTATTCCAAACTGATGGAATTCTCTGAGTCTTCCCGCCTGCGGCTTCTCATATCTAAAGCACGAAATAAGATAATAAAGCTTTTGCGGAAGGCTTTGAGCAAAAAGACCGTTTTCCAAAACAAGCCTTACAACTCCTGATGTACCTTCGGGACGAAGAGTAATCTCTCTTCCGCCTTTATCGAAAAAGGTATACATTTCTTTTTGAACAACATCAGTATTATCTCCTACTCCGTGTTCAAAAAGAGCTCTGTGTTCAAATGTGGGAAATCTTACCTCATTCAAATTAAAGCTTTGAGCTGTTTTTCTGATAACATCCTCAATATACTGCCATTTTTTACATTCTTCCGGAAGAATATCTCTTGTTCCTCTCGGTAAGCTTGTTATAAGCTTCATATTTTTCATTCCTTTTTATATTCAATATCGTGTATATACATAACAAAGAGGCTGTCCTTTCGGTCAGCCTCATAAATAAAATGCTATTGGGCTTTGGCAATAGAAAAAATATTGTAATATGTTTTTAAATTTATTTTTTTGGATTTACAATATCACGCCAATTCAAGTCCCCTCTGTCAAGCGCCATTATAAGCACCTCAGCAGTTGCTGCATTTGTAGCAACCGGAATATTGTGCATATCACAAAGACGCAAAAGAGACATTTCATCAGGCTCAGTTGATTTTGCTGTAATGGGGTCACGGAAAAACAGCAAAATATCAATTTCGTTATATGCAATTCTTCCTGCAATCTGCTGGTCTCCACCTTGAGCACCGCTTAAAAATGAATTGATTTTTAAACCTGTAGCTTCAGATACAAGCTTTCCTGTTGTTCCGGTAGCGCAAAGAGAATGTCTACTTAAAATACCGCAATAAGCGATACAGAACTGTACCATAAGTTCCTTCTTTTTATCATGTGCAATAAGCGCAATATTCATATATTTAAACCTCCACTAATATTTCCAAAATTTAAACAAATCTATTTTTTCTCCGCATATTCTACGGGCTATATTATCAATAGCTTTAGTTGATATGCTTTTACAAAGAGCAGCAGGAATTCCCGCATTTGAAAAAACTATTATCCCTTCATCTTCGGGAACGACACCTATAAGGCGTACACAAACCGCATCAATCATATCATCTATATTCGCAGCAAGCTTCTTTTTCAAAAGATTTGAACGAACTCTATTAATAATAAGACGGCACTCGTAAATTCCCGCCTGTTTTGCAAGATTAGCAGCTCTTTCAGCATCTCTCATTGAAGTTGTATCATGGGTTGCAATAATGTATACTCTGTCAGCAGGATATATAGCACTGTAAAATCCGTCCCCTATTCCTGCAGGAGCATCAATAAAAATAAAATCAAACTTATCGGAAGCAAGGGAACAAATATGTTTTAAAGCATTTTTATTTTCCAAAGCTTCAATACAGTTGACCGGTGCTGCAACAATAAAAAGATTTTCTAAGGAAGGGTGCGATATAGCGCACTCTTCAAAATCACATCTTTCCATGTACAAATCCAAGTAATCATAAATACATAAGTCCTGCATTCCGAATACAAGGTCAAGATTTCTTAATCCTGCATCCGCATCAATTACTAAGACTTTTTTTCCTTTTTTAGCAAGAGCAGCTGAAAGTGCCGCACAAATCGAAGTTTTACCGACTCCGCCTTTTCCAGATGCCACGGTAATTACTTCAGCCAACCCTCTCACCTCTTCATTTTTAATCAACCATTATAATAGCATAAAAAGAGTTTTTCGTAAAGAGTTTTTTTAAAATTTTTACATTTTTAACTAATTAAATTTAATTTTACATACAATTTTACTAACTTATTAAAACGCTTTCCCTATCAATTGTGTCTCCTGTTTCTTTAACGGAAAAATATGATGCTAAAATATCCTTTGCAATAGGTGAAATTAGTCCGCCCTCTCCCGCATGCTCTACTACAACCGCAATAGCAATTTGAGGGTCATCTGCCGGAGCATAACACACAAAGGTACCGTTAGCTGAACCTTTTGGCACTTGAGCAGTTCCTGTTTTACCCGCTACTTTTATTCCTAAATCGGCAAAACGCCACGCTATAGATGTTTCAAGCATAACACGTTCCATACCCTTTTTAACACTTGAAACAGTATCCTTGGATAGTTCAATATTTTCAACTAACTCCGGAGTATTCTCCAAAATAATTTTATCGTAATGATAGCTTTTAACAGATTTAACTATATGAAGCTTATATCTTTTACCCTCCGAAGCGATAGTTTGAACATAACCTGCAAGCTGAATCGGAGTAAACATATTATCCGATTGACCGATTGCCGCCTGTATTGTGTTTCCTGCAGTCCATATTCTATCTAATACTTCTTCCGAATACTGTCTGCTTGCTATTATTCCTTCAGCTTCTCCGGGAAGTTCTATTCCTGTTTTAGCGCCAAAGCCAAATAATTTAGTCCATTGATTGAGCTTATCAATACCAATCAAACGACCTATATCAAAGAAATATCCGTTACAGGAATGTCTTATAGCGCCGTCAATTGCATTTGTTCCGTGTGCCATTCCTGCATAACATCTCGGAGAATATCCTGCATCTGCGTAATAAGTGTAGCTGCCGTAACAACTGTAAGTAGTATTTATATTAACTACCTTTTCTTCTAATCCCGCTATACCCGTAAGCATTTTAAAGGTTGAGCCGGGCGGATAAGTTCCCGAAATTCCCCTGTTCAAAAGCGGTTTCAAAGGGTTATTTATATTTTCCGAAAAATCCTTGTTGTAGGTTTCAAGCTTATATGTGGGATAATTTGCAAGTGCTAAAATTTCCCCTGTGTTAACCTCAACAACTACCACAGCACCGCCTTGGACGTCTGCACCCATACCATCTCGTCCGTAAACGGTATAAGCCTCTTCTTTTATTTCATTAATTCTTTTTTCAAGAGCTTTTTCCGCAACTCTTTGTAAATCGCTGTCTATTGTCAAAATAACATTATTTCCGGGAATAGCCTGTTTACTTTCTATTATAGAGGTTATCTGTCCCGATGTGTTTTTTTCTACTTGCTTTAAACCGTTTATTCCTTTCAGATATTTTTCGCAAGTATTTTCGATTCCGTCTTTACCAACTTGGTCGTTAAGACTGTACCCCTGTGCTTTTAAAGCAGGATATTCTTCGGCATATATCATTCCGACCCTACCTAAAATATGTGCTGCAATATCCGCTTGATCATACTCTCGAATCGGTGTAGTATCGACGCTTATACCTTTAAAATTTTCATAATCCTCTTTAATTTTAGTAACCGAGTTAATCGAAATATCATTTGCCAATATATATCCAGTAGCAGCATAACCGCCTAAATCAAGCTCACAGCGGATACCTATAATTTTTCTTGCCATAAGCTCATCATAGTCATTTAATTCATAATAAGACTTAAGCTGTGTAACAATTTCCTGAGGAGTTGATTCTATGTTTATTTTACGTTTTTTAAGATAAGCTTTAAAAGATGAAGATAACACACCTTTGTTTTCAGTGTTATATTCCAAAAAATCATAAGGTTCATTTAATGTAATAGGAAAATTATCTTCAAAAACATCTCCGTTTTCATCTAAAACTTCAACAAGACGTTTCAACGTAGCATTTATATCTTCCATCATATCTTTTTCCAGTGTAACTGTATATCCTATACGGTTAGAAACAAGAGGTCTGCCTAATCTATCTACAATCTCGCCCCTGGGTGCAATAACGGTTGCGCTTCTCAAGACACTTTTTTGAGATTTTTCAAGATAGCTTTCACCGCAAATA
It includes:
- a CDS encoding penicillin-binding protein 2, with the translated sequence MNKSIKRAVSFVIFVALIFVLYGARLVYLQLICGESYLEKSQKSVLRSATVIAPRGEIVDRLGRPLVSNRIGYTVTLEKDMMEDINATLKRLVEVLDENGDVFEDNFPITLNEPYDFLEYNTENKGVLSSSFKAYLKKRKINIESTPQEIVTQLKSYYELNDYDELMARKIIGIRCELDLGGYAATGYILANDISINSVTKIKEDYENFKGISVDTTPIREYDQADIAAHILGRVGMIYAEEYPALKAQGYSLNDQVGKDGIENTCEKYLKGINGLKQVEKNTSGQITSIIESKQAIPGNNVILTIDSDLQRVAEKALEKRINEIKEEAYTVYGRDGMGADVQGGAVVVVEVNTGEILALANYPTYKLETYNKDFSENINNPLKPLLNRGISGTYPPGSTFKMLTGIAGLEEKVVNINTTYSCYGSYTYYADAGYSPRCYAGMAHGTNAIDGAIRHSCNGYFFDIGRLIGIDKLNQWTKLFGFGAKTGIELPGEAEGIIASRQYSEEVLDRIWTAGNTIQAAIGQSDNMFTPIQLAGYVQTIASEGKRYKLHIVKSVKSYHYDKIILENTPELVENIELSKDTVSSVKKGMERVMLETSIAWRFADLGIKVAGKTGTAQVPKGSANGTFVCYAPADDPQIAIAVVVEHAGEGGLISPIAKDILASYFSVKETGDTIDRESVLIS